DNA from Synechococcus elongatus PCC 6301:
TTCCGACTCGACGCTGTTGTCAAAGATGGAGATCCAGAGCCAGCCCATCGCGAAGATGCCAAGTTCGCAGCCATGGAGCCGATCTATCCATCCCAAGTGGCGGCCATGCGGCTGGGTGAGCGGCTGACTGCAGCGAGTCTGGTGACAAAGGAGCAGCTAGACGAAGCCCTGAAAGGCATTCAAGAGCAGATGCCACACCTACAAATTGGGGAAATTCTCTGCGGGCGGGGCTACCTCAGTCATAGAACCATGGAGTTTTTCCTCGACCCGATCACCAAGATGAACACGGCTTTTTTGACCCTGCGGCTGGGCGAGCGACTACAAGCAGCGGGTGTCGTCATCGATCGCGATGTCCATCGCGCCTTGCAATGTCAGCAATGGCTGCCGCTGTCTCTGGGGCGGCTACTGGTGCTGAACGGCGCGGTTTCGCAGGCCACAGCAGACTTTTTTGGTCGGTTGAGCATTGAGCCGTCCAGCCTGAGCTAACCCCCATGAAGAGGCTACAGCTCACACTCACGCGAGGGCAATGGCGTCACCTTTGCAAGAGTGCGCTGGGGGTCGTGGTGGCGATCGCGATCGGCAATCAGTTAGATCAGATTCAACCCGACATCTGGAGTTTAAGCGACACAACCTGGAGCGCTGTCACCGTCCTCGTTGTCCTGCAGGCCAACTTGGGGGGCTTAGTCAAAGCAAGTACCAGTCGTCTTCAGGGCACCGTCATTGGAGGAAGCTGCAGCACCTTAGTCGGGTTGCTGCTGGGCTTTTCCCCTTTGAGCGCCGGGCTTTCTGTCTTTCTCTCCTTAGCCTGCTGCTTAACGGCTGGGTTGAATGATGCTTTGCGGCTAGCGGGTCTAACCAGCTTGATTGTCCAAAGCAGCTTTGCGCTAGGTGTCAGTCAGCCTTGGTTGGTTGGACTGGGACGCTTCACCAGCGTCTTAGTGGGGGTCACGATCGCCTTTATCATCTCGCTGCTGCTCTGGCCTCAGCCAGCCTTGCGGCAGCTAGACCAAGAATTGCGATCGCTATTTGCTGATGCCGCCCAGCTCTACACTGCGTTGAATCTCAACGGCGACCAGGATGAGGCGATCGCAGCGCCGCAGCGCACAGCTGGTATTCAACGGCTCCGCCAGCATCTCCGACTCAATCGCCAGAGCCTCGATGAGATTCAGCATGAACCTTGGCTCGACCATGACCGTCGTAGCCAGCCCGATCTGCGAGCCCGCGAAGCCGACACGTTGGTTTTTGCCTTGTATGCCCTGGTGGAGCTCCGGCGCGAAGGTTCCATGCCGCCAGAACTGGAGAGCCCCGATCTCGATTGCTGCATTCAGCAAGGGCTGCAAAGCCTAGCTCAGAAGCTTTCCCTGCCTGCTGAGATTGGCCAGCAACTCGCTACAGTCCTAAAAGAGCAGGTTGAACATCTCCGCACTCTACGGCAACGCCGCGCCCTGCGATCGCTTGATGAGGCTGACTTACTGCGCGGCTTGGCATTCCTACAAGAGATCACGCTGATCGGTCGGCTGCTTCTCCGTTTGGAAGGCCGGCTGGACAATCATCGCTATTGGGATGTGACAGCTGCTAGTGAATGAGCGATCGCACCCTTACCCGCTTGTATAGCAGTCTGCAGGCAGGTGAGGACAATTTGATTTTGGCTTGGCTGGTGCGGATTGGACAGCCTCTGTCCTTTGGGGGAGTTGAGTCCCTCAACCCCCTCGCAAAAACGTCTTTTTTTGATAGAGATGATGTGGTGGCAGGGAAACAAGCTGCGTCAGAGTCGATCGCTTCAGACAAGGACAGTGATGTGGTTGCCCTAGACCAAGCTCTCACGCTACGCTAGTTAACTGTTCGTTTCGCAGCAGAGCAATGCCGAAACTCAAAACTCGCAAAGCAGCGGCGAAGCGGTTCCGCATCAGCGGTAACGGCAAAGCCATCCGCCGTAAGGCTTTCAAAAACCACCTGCTCCAACACAAAAATGCCACCCGCAGACGCCGGCTTAGCCAGCCTGAGGTTGTGCATGAGACCGACCAAGAGCGGGTGAAGTTGATGCTGCCTTACTCCTTCTAGGACGCGGCCACTTCCCCTCTTAGTAAACCGAAGGATTCCAGACCATGGCTCGAGTGAAGCGCGGCAATGTTGCCCGCAAACGTCGTAACAAAATCCTGAAGCTGGCGAAGGGCTTCCGGAGCGGTAACTCCAAACTCTTCCGCACTGCCAACCAACGTGTCATGAAGGCATTGACCAATGCCTATCGTGACCGTCGTCGTCGCAAGCGGGACTTTCGCCGTCTTTGGATTGCCCGGATCAACGCCGCAGCTCGTCTGCACGGTGTCAGCTACAGCCGCTTGATCGGTGCTCTCAAGAAGGCCGACATTCAAATCAACCGCAAGATGCTCGCTCAATTGGCTGTCTTGGACAGTGCGGGCTTCAAAGCGATCGTGGACCTAGCACTGAAGGCTTAGGTTAATCGTTATGAATAAAGCCAGCCGACCGACCCTGTTGCGACGCTGGCTCCTTCTTGGGACGTCAGTATTGGCGTCCTTTTTTTATGGTGCGAACACCAGCGGTACGATCGCAGCTGATCTAGAAACAATTAAGCGCCGCGGCTACCTGATCGTTGGTGTGCAAGCTAACGTTGCCCCGCTGTCTTGGCAAGATGCCCAAGGTCAATGGCAGGGCTTTGAAGTCGATCTGGCGCGATCGCTGGCGGCAGAGTTATTAGGAAATTCAGCTGCAGTCCGATTTGAAGGCTTACAGAGCCGCGATCGCCTACCCGCCCTCCTAGCGGATCGCGTTGATCTACTGATCGCCCAAATGACCGTGACTGATGCGCGGCAGCGGGTGGCGCAGTTTAGTCGGCCCTACTACCGCGATCGCATTGGACTGCTCACAAGACGAGGGATCACTCAACCGCAGCGGGTAGCTGTCCTGCAGGGATCCAGTGCGATTCCCTTATTGCGCTGGCAAGCGCCCGAGTTGGCACTTGTGGGCGTCAAGAGCTACGCGGCAGCCCAAACGGCCCTCGATCGCGGTCAAGTCGATGGGATCGCGGCCGACCGCTTGGTTTTACAACAATGGCAGCGCCAGAGCGATCGCTATCAGCTGTTGCCCCAGCAATGGGGCGATTTTCCACTGGCGATCGCCCTGCCTCAAGGACTGCAGTACCGATCCCTTCAAATTGCCATCGATCGCCTGATCCAGAACTGGGATGCAGATG
Protein-coding regions in this window:
- a CDS encoding FUSC family protein — protein: MKRLQLTLTRGQWRHLCKSALGVVVAIAIGNQLDQIQPDIWSLSDTTWSAVTVLVVLQANLGGLVKASTSRLQGTVIGGSCSTLVGLLLGFSPLSAGLSVFLSLACCLTAGLNDALRLAGLTSLIVQSSFALGVSQPWLVGLGRFTSVLVGVTIAFIISLLLWPQPALRQLDQELRSLFADAAQLYTALNLNGDQDEAIAAPQRTAGIQRLRQHLRLNRQSLDEIQHEPWLDHDRRSQPDLRAREADTLVFALYALVELRREGSMPPELESPDLDCCIQQGLQSLAQKLSLPAEIGQQLATVLKEQVEHLRTLRQRRALRSLDEADLLRGLAFLQEITLIGRLLLRLEGRLDNHRYWDVTAASE
- the rpmI gene encoding 50S ribosomal protein L35, which gives rise to MPKLKTRKAAAKRFRISGNGKAIRRKAFKNHLLQHKNATRRRRLSQPEVVHETDQERVKLMLPYSF
- the rplT gene encoding 50S ribosomal protein L20, which translates into the protein MARVKRGNVARKRRNKILKLAKGFRSGNSKLFRTANQRVMKALTNAYRDRRRRKRDFRRLWIARINAAARLHGVSYSRLIGALKKADIQINRKMLAQLAVLDSAGFKAIVDLALKA
- a CDS encoding transporter substrate-binding domain-containing protein yields the protein MNKASRPTLLRRWLLLGTSVLASFFYGANTSGTIAADLETIKRRGYLIVGVQANVAPLSWQDAQGQWQGFEVDLARSLAAELLGNSAAVRFEGLQSRDRLPALLADRVDLLIAQMTVTDARQRVAQFSRPYYRDRIGLLTRRGITQPQRVAVLQGSSAIPLLRWQAPELALVGVKSYAAAQTALDRGQVDGIAADRLVLQQWQRQSDRYQLLPQQWGDFPLAIALPQGLQYRSLQIAIDRLIQNWDADDKLRDIRKRWGL